TAGTCGGCTCACTTTTTCTTTGGTCCTACATGGCTCTTTTCGTAAGTGTGTTATTAGCGCCAGAACTTGGACACTTAGAAAAAGAAATGGGTGATATCGAAAGCGACATTTCTAAAAATCGAGGGGCTCAAGTCCAGCGTAGAGAAAGTTAAGCGCGTCTAATCACCCATGACAATATGTCACAAACCTCATCAAAACTGTCCCCATAAAACCCGCTATGACAACAGTACGCTAGATGGCTTAGGTATCCCTGTTGCAATGAAAGATAGATATAAGGAGCAACATTTATGACAAAACATGGATTCAAATCAATCATAGTTGGATTAGATTTTTCGCCCTACTCAAAGAAAGTATTACGCCAAGCGCAAACATTGGCTCAACTCTATAATGCACAGCTAACTGCCGTGTATGTTTCATATGATCCCTCACAAATGCTGGACGTACCTTTGGCATTTCCAACTGAAGCTATCGCCACGAGTAAACTGAAGCAGAAATTAAATCAGCATTACAAACTTAATGAACAAACAACCAAGAGCATTGTTACTTATGGAGTTCCTGAGCGAGAGCTCATCAGAATTGCCAAAAAATTACGTGATCCTCTTCTCATTGTCGGTTACAAGGGAAATTCACCGATCTCCCGATTTCTTTTGGGAAGCACAGCCGAAAGATTAGCTTTGCGATCACCAGTTCCAGTTTGGATTCAAAGGGGCAATCAAATTGTTGAACCAAAACGAATCCTAGTGCCCCATGATTT
This window of the Oligoflexia bacterium genome carries:
- a CDS encoding potassium channel family protein; the encoded protein is MPTSSCPDITSFLDSLSWSIGIMTTIGYGTVVPVTPMGKVLSLGMMLVGSLFLWSYMALFVSVLLAPELGHLEKEMGDIESDISKNRGAQVQRRES
- a CDS encoding universal stress protein — encoded protein: MTKHGFKSIIVGLDFSPYSKKVLRQAQTLAQLYNAQLTAVYVSYDPSQMLDVPLAFPTEAIATSKLKQKLNQHYKLNEQTTKSIVTYGVPERELIRIAKKLRDPLLIVGYKGNSPISRFLLGSTAERLALRSPVPVWIQRGNQIVEPKRILVPHDLMRATDSALDTAGRFVNGKAPHVEALFVCQAPLPILYYEGWIENNRKIITNANVAVKKFQKTHPKINLKMIKGEAVSSILKRSNSFDLIVLKPHQHKEFLHSFGKITGKVIREVQVPVLVTR